One genomic region from Nitrospira sp. CR1.1 encodes:
- the folB gene encoding dihydroneopterin aldolase: MAERIVIERLEFYGRCGVTEEERQKPQLIAVDLELDAAVEAATVSDRLHDTIDYARVAERIVALSTSHTCRLLETLAEQLVGMLFDEFPADRVRIWIRKLHAPLAMVAGSVGIRFERTRAAHQAKHQHPSPAPFLVQQLARLPKGDILDVAAGRGRNALYLLAQGSQVEAIDRDADALTALEAAAGTQRLFGLTTRMLDLEASADHPPSLGRHRYDAIIVFFYLHRPLFPVILDALKPHGILLYETFTIDNYFRHQHPRRWEFCLAQNELLRLTSPLRVLHYDEGEHDGGHGSGPCYTARLVAQKAGPETSP, from the coding sequence ATGGCAGAGCGGATCGTCATCGAACGCCTGGAGTTCTACGGCCGTTGCGGAGTGACGGAAGAAGAACGCCAAAAACCCCAGCTGATCGCCGTCGATCTCGAACTGGACGCAGCGGTTGAGGCCGCGACCGTGTCGGATCGCCTGCATGACACGATCGATTACGCGCGGGTGGCTGAACGGATCGTAGCCCTCAGCACCAGCCACACCTGCCGGCTTCTGGAAACCCTTGCCGAGCAGTTGGTTGGAATGTTGTTCGACGAATTTCCGGCTGATCGCGTCCGCATCTGGATTCGAAAACTCCATGCCCCGCTGGCCATGGTCGCCGGGTCAGTCGGTATCCGGTTTGAGCGCACACGCGCCGCGCACCAGGCAAAGCATCAGCACCCGAGCCCTGCCCCCTTTCTCGTGCAGCAACTCGCGCGTCTGCCCAAGGGCGACATCCTGGATGTCGCCGCCGGTCGCGGGCGCAATGCCTTGTATCTCCTTGCCCAAGGATCGCAGGTTGAGGCCATCGACCGGGACGCCGACGCCCTGACCGCATTGGAAGCGGCTGCGGGAACGCAGCGTCTCTTCGGCCTCACGACGCGCATGCTCGATCTGGAAGCCTCGGCGGATCACCCGCCCAGCTTAGGCCGGCACCGGTATGATGCCATCATCGTCTTTTTTTACCTGCATCGCCCGCTGTTCCCGGTCATCCTTGATGCCTTGAAACCGCACGGCATCCTTCTGTACGAAACCTTTACCATCGACAATTACTTCCGCCATCAGCATCCCCGCCGGTGGGAGTTCTGCCTGGCGCAGAACGAACTCCTCCGTCTGACCTCTCCGCTACGCGTCCTCCACTACGATGAGGGCGAACATGACGGAGGCCATGGCAGCGGGCCATGCTACACCGCACGACTGGTCGCGCAGAAAGCGGGGCCGGAGACATCACCATGA
- a CDS encoding PHP domain-containing protein yields the protein MSRIDLHLHTTHSDGSFSTGEVMAFAKQAGLTALAITDHDIVNGIPEATALGQELGIEVVPGVEISSRLGDNELHILGYYFNWTDPLLAQRLRTLRESRHLRNPKIVQRLNELGIPITYDEVRALAGTESVGRPHIARLLMEKNVVTSAKEAFDRYLANGRPAFVDRELPEPAEAVRWIREAGGVPVLAHPTWVRTSADGLRTLVRELKAAGLGGIEVHYSTHTPSQTTEYLDLAKQCDLLVTGGSDFHGVTKPDIDVGIGRGQLKVSGKLLDPLRKDATWS from the coding sequence ATGAGCCGCATCGATCTTCATCTGCACACCACCCACTCAGACGGCAGTTTTTCCACAGGCGAGGTCATGGCTTTTGCCAAGCAGGCGGGTCTCACGGCGCTTGCGATCACGGATCACGACATCGTCAACGGCATTCCCGAAGCCACCGCTCTCGGACAAGAGCTCGGCATCGAGGTGGTTCCGGGCGTCGAAATCAGTTCGCGGCTCGGGGACAACGAACTCCACATCCTCGGGTATTATTTCAACTGGACCGATCCCCTGTTGGCGCAACGTCTGCGGACCCTGCGCGAGAGCCGCCACTTGCGAAACCCCAAGATTGTCCAGCGTCTCAACGAGCTGGGTATTCCCATCACCTATGACGAAGTGCGGGCTCTGGCAGGCACGGAATCCGTGGGACGTCCGCACATCGCCCGACTTCTGATGGAGAAAAACGTCGTCACGTCGGCGAAAGAAGCCTTCGACCGGTATCTGGCCAACGGCCGCCCGGCCTTTGTCGACCGCGAATTACCCGAACCGGCCGAAGCGGTGCGATGGATTCGCGAAGCCGGCGGCGTGCCGGTGCTCGCTCACCCGACGTGGGTGAGAACATCGGCCGATGGGTTACGCACGTTGGTCCGCGAACTGAAAGCCGCTGGCTTGGGAGGGATTGAAGTCCATTACAGCACCCATACGCCCAGCCAAACCACCGAATACCTGGATCTGGCCAAACAGTGCGATCTGCTCGTGACCGGCGGCAGCGATTTTCACGGCGTCACCAAGCCGGATATCGACGTCGGGATCGGGCGCGGCCAGCTCAAAGTCTCCGGAAAGCTGCTCGATCCGCTCAGAAAAGACGCCACCTGGTCCTAA
- a CDS encoding protein kinase — translation MTTSWGWIGPYFIVILLAVLVGPFLATLPLFTHTFIRPLGMNAAQAVRLIADGICLLMIWGAASRARHDLKDNGKGQTFLRAILFPSALFLIVIAAGQAYEAHGISVLGPPRQPLYNWLITGGLIGSATWLTFAWVRHVDALTRMFAGRPRRRPAVEDRAQNGKAGDVGAADEAVSPAPTRPGASVALRNGSGVPATLGRYQVLKELGRGAMGVVYLGKDPTIQRFVAIKTMRLDDIDKDDELKEFRDRFFREAESTGRLSHPNIITVYDAGEQDGLAYIAMEYLEGVLLNCYCQKTTLVPAKQALQIVATVADALDYAHSQGVIHRDVKPPNIMILKQRLVKVMDFGIAKMASASKTQSSMIVGTPRYMSPEQATGKDVDGRSDVFSLGVVLFELLSGERPFDAENMPALVMRIAKAPHAPLMKYRRDLPTRVQSILDRALQKEIQNRYRYAGDMAQDLRDVFQVMPR, via the coding sequence ATGACCACATCCTGGGGCTGGATCGGCCCGTATTTCATCGTCATTCTCCTTGCGGTTCTGGTCGGGCCCTTTCTCGCGACCCTCCCGCTGTTTACCCACACCTTCATCCGGCCCTTGGGCATGAATGCCGCGCAAGCCGTACGGTTGATCGCCGACGGTATTTGCCTGCTCATGATCTGGGGCGCGGCCTCGCGCGCCAGACACGATCTCAAAGACAACGGCAAGGGCCAAACATTTCTTCGCGCCATCCTGTTCCCATCGGCATTGTTTCTGATCGTCATCGCGGCGGGCCAGGCCTATGAAGCGCACGGCATTTCCGTACTCGGCCCGCCCCGACAGCCGCTCTACAATTGGTTGATCACAGGCGGCCTGATCGGCTCGGCCACATGGCTCACGTTTGCCTGGGTCCGGCATGTCGACGCCCTGACCAGAATGTTTGCCGGACGCCCCCGCCGCCGGCCAGCCGTCGAAGACCGGGCGCAAAACGGCAAGGCCGGCGATGTAGGCGCAGCCGATGAAGCCGTCTCACCCGCCCCAACCCGCCCCGGTGCCAGCGTCGCCCTGCGCAATGGAAGCGGCGTGCCCGCCACGTTGGGCCGATATCAGGTGCTCAAGGAACTGGGCCGTGGCGCCATGGGCGTGGTCTACCTGGGGAAGGATCCGACGATCCAACGTTTTGTCGCCATCAAAACCATGCGGCTGGACGACATCGACAAGGACGACGAACTGAAAGAATTCCGGGATCGGTTCTTTCGTGAAGCCGAATCGACCGGACGTCTCTCCCATCCGAATATCATCACGGTCTACGACGCCGGCGAGCAGGACGGCCTGGCCTACATCGCCATGGAGTATCTCGAGGGGGTGCTCCTCAACTGTTACTGCCAGAAAACGACGCTGGTGCCAGCCAAGCAGGCCCTGCAGATTGTCGCAACCGTCGCCGACGCGCTGGACTATGCTCACAGTCAGGGTGTCATTCACCGTGACGTCAAACCGCCGAATATCATGATCCTCAAGCAACGCCTGGTGAAAGTCATGGACTTCGGCATCGCCAAGATGGCCAGCGCTTCGAAAACGCAAAGCAGCATGATTGTCGGGACGCCGCGGTACATGTCGCCGGAACAGGCCACCGGGAAAGATGTGGACGGCCGGTCCGATGTCTTTTCCCTGGGTGTCGTGCTCTTCGAACTCTTGAGCGGGGAACGGCCATTCGACGCCGAGAACATGCCGGCGCTGGTCATGCGCATCGCCAAGGCCCCGCACGCTCCGTTGATGAAATACCGCCGCGACCTGCCGACGCGCGTCCAAAGTATTCTGGACCGGGCGCTGCAGAAAGAGATTCAGAACCGCTACCGGTACGCCGGCGACATGGCGCAAGACCTCCGCGACGTCTTCCAGGTGATGCCGAGATAA
- a CDS encoding SpoIIE family protein phosphatase codes for MHSWHVTHGAASDVGLVRRLNEDRYHADPAAGLFLVCDGMGGHRAGEIASSRTVEIIPRHLAEAEADPSLPLIGLSRPEFSPATNRLASAVRLANHRVHQEAARRAEYAGMGTTVVAARLAGATLSIAHVGDSRLYVIRDGAVRLLTVDHSLVQEQVQSGLLAAADSARAAHRHVLTRAVGVHPLVDVELGELPVLTGDILLLCSDGLTAGVSAEVLLRVTQESTDPQVIANRLIALSNAAGGSDNATVIVALVTQRHTGFWNRIYAQLLSPPA; via the coding sequence ATGCACAGCTGGCACGTCACACATGGAGCAGCCTCGGATGTCGGCCTGGTCCGCCGCCTCAACGAAGACCGGTACCATGCCGATCCGGCCGCCGGGCTGTTTCTCGTATGCGACGGCATGGGCGGCCACCGGGCTGGCGAAATTGCCAGCAGCCGCACGGTTGAGATTATTCCCCGCCACTTGGCGGAAGCGGAGGCGGACCCGTCCCTGCCGCTGATCGGGCTGTCCCGACCAGAGTTCTCACCCGCCACCAATCGGCTGGCGAGCGCGGTGCGGCTCGCCAATCACCGGGTGCATCAGGAAGCGGCACGCCGCGCGGAATACGCCGGTATGGGGACCACGGTGGTCGCAGCCCGGCTCGCCGGGGCAACGCTGTCGATCGCCCACGTCGGCGACAGCCGGCTCTATGTGATTCGCGACGGCGCAGTGCGGTTGTTGACCGTGGATCATTCGCTGGTTCAAGAACAGGTACAGTCCGGGCTTCTGGCCGCCGCGGATTCAGCGCGCGCCGCACACCGGCATGTGCTCACCCGCGCGGTCGGCGTGCATCCCCTGGTGGACGTCGAATTGGGAGAACTTCCGGTATTGACCGGCGATATCCTGCTGCTCTGTTCGGATGGATTAACCGCCGGAGTGTCCGCCGAGGTCCTCCTGCGCGTCACCCAGGAATCGACCGACCCGCAGGTCATCGCAAACCGTCTTATCGCTCTCTCGAATGCCGCCGGCGGCAGCGACAATGCCACCGTCATCGTGGCGCTGGTGACGCAGCGGCACACAGGCTTCTGGAATCGCATCTACGCGCAGTTGCTCTCGCCCCCTGCATAA
- a CDS encoding FHA domain-containing protein, with amino-acid sequence MSRQHQAPPLLLVRAPHGGTRECEITRTPFTIGRTHDNDLCLEDPAVSAHHARIVNIQDVLFLEDLKSTNGSFVNEQPIDRRQLQDADGIRLGAHRLMFRDKQGTATEQAIAGERLVADETIVVPSPAGSEPPAPACKVGIVEILSGKTGQSHYPLTRHVSLIGAQDDAVITLTGWFAPKTAAVISRRGEAYVVSQTESGKRILVNGRLIQREHALRHGDVVEVAGITMRFVLRDERSHAA; translated from the coding sequence ATGTCCCGGCAGCACCAGGCACCACCCCTACTCCTCGTGAGGGCGCCCCATGGCGGCACGAGAGAATGCGAGATTACCCGCACGCCCTTCACGATCGGGCGAACGCATGACAACGACCTCTGCCTGGAAGATCCGGCGGTCTCCGCCCACCATGCCCGCATCGTCAACATTCAGGACGTACTGTTTCTCGAAGACCTCAAGAGCACCAACGGGAGTTTCGTGAACGAACAGCCCATCGACCGACGGCAGCTTCAGGATGCGGACGGCATTCGGCTTGGCGCCCACCGGTTGATGTTTCGTGACAAGCAGGGAACCGCAACGGAACAGGCGATCGCCGGCGAAAGGCTCGTAGCCGATGAGACGATCGTCGTGCCATCCCCGGCTGGAAGCGAACCTCCGGCCCCCGCCTGCAAGGTGGGTATCGTGGAAATTCTCTCGGGCAAGACCGGGCAGTCTCACTACCCCCTGACCAGACATGTCTCACTGATCGGCGCGCAGGATGATGCCGTGATCACCCTCACGGGCTGGTTTGCCCCGAAAACCGCCGCCGTGATCAGTCGCCGGGGAGAGGCGTATGTGGTCAGCCAGACGGAAAGCGGGAAACGGATTCTGGTCAATGGCCGGCTAATTCAGCGGGAACATGCGCTTCGCCATGGAGATGTGGTGGAAGTCGCGGGGATTACGATGCGCTTTGTGCTGCGCGACGAACGGAGCCACGCCGCCTGA
- a CDS encoding YjbQ family protein, whose amino-acid sequence MRSYREELWFETATRRAYLNITAQVEAAVRKSGVREGLVLVNAMHITASVYVNDDEAGLLHDYDTFLERLAPHEATYRHNNTGEDNGDAHIKRQLMGREVVVAITDGKLDFGPWEQIFYGEFDGRRRKRVLVKVIGE is encoded by the coding sequence ATGCGATCTTATCGGGAAGAGCTCTGGTTTGAGACGGCCACCAGGCGCGCCTATCTGAATATCACGGCACAGGTTGAGGCCGCCGTGCGGAAGAGCGGCGTGCGCGAAGGTCTGGTGCTGGTGAATGCCATGCATATCACCGCCAGCGTCTATGTCAACGACGACGAGGCGGGATTGTTGCACGATTATGACACCTTCCTGGAACGGCTCGCGCCGCACGAGGCGACCTATCGTCACAACAACACGGGTGAGGACAACGGCGATGCGCACATCAAACGACAGCTGATGGGGCGGGAAGTGGTGGTCGCGATCACGGACGGGAAACTGGACTTCGGTCCCTGGGAACAAATTTTTTACGGTGAGTTTGACGGGCGGCGGCGCAAGCGCGTACTAGTGAAGGTGATCGGAGAATGA
- a CDS encoding HAD-IA family hydrolase: MRICPDTMSELRAIIFDFDGVIADTEPLHFAALRQVLAGIDISLTETEYYTDYLGFDDRGCFLAALQSHRRQASPTLLGELMDRKAQAYLSAVKEHLAIFPGVRELVHDAAARYPLAIASGALRNEIELILEEAGLRKAFLHITSAEDVTRGKPAPEPFLHAMAALNRQPAQPSLTSDDCLVIEDSLPGIRAARAAGMKVLAVANTHTVQDLGEADAITHSLADTSISDLRTRLWGPVQGRA; the protein is encoded by the coding sequence ATGAGGATATGCCCGGACACTATGAGCGAATTGCGCGCCATCATTTTTGATTTCGACGGAGTCATCGCCGATACGGAGCCGCTGCATTTCGCCGCCCTTCGACAGGTTCTGGCCGGCATTGATATTTCCCTGACAGAAACCGAGTACTACACCGATTACCTCGGCTTTGACGATCGCGGCTGCTTCCTGGCGGCATTGCAGTCACACCGGCGGCAGGCGTCGCCGACGCTCCTTGGCGAATTAATGGACCGCAAGGCTCAGGCCTACCTGTCCGCCGTCAAGGAACATCTGGCTATTTTTCCGGGCGTGCGCGAGCTGGTGCATGATGCCGCCGCCCGGTATCCGCTGGCCATTGCCTCAGGCGCGCTGCGGAACGAAATCGAATTGATTCTTGAAGAAGCCGGGCTCCGGAAAGCCTTTCTCCATATCACCAGCGCGGAGGACGTGACCCGGGGCAAACCCGCGCCGGAACCGTTTCTTCACGCCATGGCCGCACTGAATCGGCAACCGGCGCAACCGTCATTAACCTCGGACGACTGCCTCGTCATTGAAGATTCCCTGCCCGGGATCAGGGCGGCGCGGGCGGCCGGCATGAAAGTCCTGGCGGTCGCCAACACCCACACGGTGCAGGATCTCGGCGAGGCCGACGCCATCACGCACTCACTGGCAGACACCAGCATCTCCGATCTCCGGACACGCCTCTGGGGACCGGTTCAAGGCCGCGCATGA
- a CDS encoding ABC transporter substrate-binding protein gives MNICSLVPGATEVVAALGLADQLVGISHECDFPPELPNIPVMVRARIESQSLSSAQIDAQVGALLSAGEALYELDESRLLAAKPELVITQDLCDVCAITPSQLTVILHKLASPPRMVTLNPRRLDDILHDIATLGAALEREAAANRLAARLRSRLEAVRTRVQTESPRPRVACLEWLSPFYTAGHWVPDMVAAAGGIDALAQAGAASHRIDWDTLAASAPDVIVLMPCGFTVSRTRTELASLTNHPAWKDLPAVRRGAVYLVDALSYFSRPGPRLIDGVEQLAAVFHPACFNHGLPPAVEQLTFDDIPTPMTR, from the coding sequence ATGAACATCTGTTCGCTGGTGCCCGGAGCGACGGAAGTCGTTGCAGCCCTCGGGCTCGCAGACCAGTTGGTCGGCATCAGTCACGAATGTGATTTCCCTCCGGAGCTGCCCAACATCCCTGTTATGGTCCGCGCTCGAATCGAAAGCCAGTCCCTGTCCAGCGCTCAAATAGACGCGCAAGTCGGCGCGCTGCTCTCCGCCGGCGAGGCCTTGTATGAGTTGGACGAGTCGCGGCTCCTGGCGGCCAAGCCAGAACTGGTCATCACTCAAGACTTGTGCGATGTCTGTGCGATCACGCCGTCGCAGCTTACCGTAATCTTGCACAAGCTGGCCTCGCCGCCGCGCATGGTGACCCTCAATCCGCGGCGGCTGGACGATATCCTTCACGACATTGCGACGCTTGGCGCCGCCTTGGAGCGGGAAGCAGCCGCAAACCGGCTCGCTGCCCGACTTCGCAGCAGGCTCGAGGCGGTGCGAACGCGCGTGCAGACTGAATCGCCGCGCCCCAGAGTGGCCTGCCTGGAATGGCTTTCCCCCTTCTACACGGCCGGTCATTGGGTCCCCGACATGGTGGCGGCTGCAGGAGGCATCGATGCCCTGGCACAAGCCGGCGCCGCATCTCATCGAATCGACTGGGATACGCTGGCAGCTTCCGCTCCCGACGTGATCGTTCTGATGCCCTGCGGATTTACGGTTTCCCGCACACGAACAGAACTCGCTTCACTCACGAATCACCCGGCGTGGAAAGACCTTCCGGCCGTCCGGCGAGGTGCGGTGTATCTGGTCGATGCGCTCTCCTACTTCAGCCGTCCCGGACCAAGACTCATCGATGGCGTTGAACAGCTGGCGGCGGTCTTTCATCCGGCCTGCTTCAACCATGGTCTTCCCCCAGCCGTCGAACAACTCACCTTCGATGACATTCCGACACCGATGACACGATGA
- the hpnD gene encoding presqualene diphosphate synthase HpnD (HpnD is found regularly in a locus responsible for the biosynthesis of squalene from farnesyl diphosphate, and is now recognized to function as a presqualene diphosphate synthase (EC 2.5.1.103).) — MMTPAEAQTYCTTLTKKSGSNFYYSFLFLPKARRDAMYTVYAFCKEVDNAVDEPPPGSHPQEELARWRRELTAAYEGTPTLPVTISLARHVRELSIPHAYFEELIKGVEMDLTTTRYATFDQLSLYCYRVASVVGLICLHVFGTTSPRAQDYAVNLGMAFQLTNILRDLGNDAECGRVYLPQEDFTRFGYREEDLLHRRYKPEFTELMAYEVGRAKEFYAKAARALESLPREERRALTVAEIMRGVYSRILQRIEQSGYRVLGDRVTLAPSHRLAVAAGVWLRSRLPSSAP, encoded by the coding sequence ATGATGACGCCCGCTGAAGCGCAAACCTATTGCACGACCCTCACCAAAAAAAGCGGGAGCAATTTTTATTATTCCTTTCTCTTCCTGCCGAAGGCCCGTCGCGACGCGATGTATACCGTCTACGCCTTCTGCAAGGAAGTGGATAATGCCGTCGATGAGCCGCCTCCCGGCAGCCATCCGCAAGAGGAGCTAGCACGCTGGCGCCGCGAGCTGACTGCGGCTTATGAGGGGACGCCGACCTTGCCGGTGACCATCAGCCTCGCCCGGCACGTGCGCGAGTTGTCCATTCCACACGCCTACTTCGAAGAATTGATCAAAGGCGTCGAGATGGACCTGACGACCACCCGGTACGCCACCTTCGACCAACTCTCGCTCTATTGTTATCGCGTGGCGTCAGTCGTCGGCTTGATCTGCCTCCACGTGTTTGGCACCACGTCGCCGCGCGCGCAGGATTACGCCGTCAACCTCGGCATGGCCTTTCAACTGACCAATATTCTGCGCGACCTCGGCAACGATGCGGAATGTGGACGCGTCTATCTGCCGCAGGAAGATTTTACCCGCTTCGGTTACCGGGAAGAAGATCTCCTGCACCGCCGGTATAAGCCTGAGTTTACGGAACTCATGGCGTATGAAGTCGGCCGCGCGAAAGAGTTTTACGCCAAAGCCGCGCGCGCGCTCGAGTCGCTGCCGCGCGAAGAACGCCGGGCGTTGACCGTGGCCGAAATCATGCGCGGCGTCTATAGCCGGATCTTGCAACGCATCGAGCAGTCCGGCTATCGCGTGCTGGGAGATCGCGTGACCCTCGCGCCCAGCCACCGCCTGGCGGTGGCAGCCGGAGTCTGGCTGCGTTCCCGCCTTCCCTCGTCCGCTCCATGA
- a CDS encoding FAD-dependent oxidoreductase produces MSQSALILGGGIAGLTAALSLAAKGHSVTVIEQADHLGGRMWHAPPPVLLEAHEATWSLIKTLGREAVTGSLRHTPLEFLQSSGARIQFLHLPLPSPLNTLLGTTLFQGLSMRDRWHLLSFLERTWEQDPPLPNDLDSRVADEWLASIGQSETARHGVWNSLARLLLGAALPEISAGLFMRTLRRCFLTGARATRLIVPPHGLDTFLLAPLTTELDRLGVQVKLNATVTQLRFSHNRVTDVELADRTRLTADWYLSALPPQRLTPLLPERVVTHYAYFQQLSRLSESPLVVVRLHLDQPARQTQLILLEGKTFHWMIRHPEKERHEQTSVVWAQVVGEPSLLPQSKEELVRLAVEDMAAAFPTTSSPRILDFDVIRLASAMLASKPGAHQYRPIPTSPFSNFLVAGAWTDTGWPANLESAILSGQRCAEAIATRPS; encoded by the coding sequence ATGAGCCAATCGGCGCTCATCCTCGGCGGCGGAATCGCCGGCCTCACCGCGGCCTTGTCCCTCGCCGCCAAGGGGCACTCCGTCACCGTGATCGAGCAGGCCGACCATCTGGGGGGCCGCATGTGGCACGCGCCGCCGCCTGTGCTCCTCGAGGCACATGAAGCCACCTGGTCCTTGATCAAGACGCTGGGCCGGGAGGCCGTGACCGGATCGCTCCGGCATACCCCGCTGGAATTTCTCCAATCCAGCGGCGCCCGCATCCAATTCCTGCATCTCCCTCTCCCTTCTCCGCTGAATACGCTCCTGGGGACCACGCTGTTCCAGGGCCTGTCCATGCGCGACCGCTGGCACCTGCTCTCGTTCCTGGAACGAACATGGGAGCAGGATCCTCCTTTGCCGAATGATCTCGACTCGCGTGTGGCCGACGAATGGCTCGCCAGCATCGGCCAGTCGGAGACGGCGCGGCACGGTGTCTGGAACAGCCTTGCCAGACTGTTATTGGGAGCCGCGCTCCCGGAAATTTCCGCCGGCCTGTTTATGCGCACCTTACGCCGCTGCTTTTTGACCGGGGCCCGGGCGACGAGGCTGATCGTGCCGCCCCACGGCCTGGATACATTTCTGCTCGCGCCGCTGACGACAGAACTCGACCGGCTCGGCGTTCAAGTGAAACTGAACGCCACGGTGACCCAGCTCCGTTTCTCTCACAACCGCGTCACAGACGTTGAATTGGCGGATCGCACCAGGCTCACCGCCGACTGGTACCTCTCCGCACTTCCGCCCCAGCGGCTGACACCGCTTCTTCCGGAGCGGGTTGTGACCCACTATGCCTATTTCCAGCAACTCAGCCGCCTGAGCGAATCCCCGCTCGTGGTGGTTCGCCTGCACCTCGATCAGCCTGCTCGACAGACGCAGCTCATCCTCCTTGAAGGGAAAACATTTCACTGGATGATTCGGCATCCCGAGAAAGAACGACACGAGCAGACGTCCGTCGTCTGGGCTCAGGTAGTCGGCGAGCCGAGCCTGTTACCCCAGTCGAAGGAGGAACTCGTTCGCCTGGCAGTGGAAGACATGGCGGCTGCGTTCCCGACGACTTCCTCTCCACGCATTCTCGACTTCGACGTGATTCGCCTCGCCTCCGCCATGCTGGCGAGCAAACCGGGCGCGCATCAGTATCGACCGATCCCGACCAGCCCGTTCAGCAATTTTTTGGTCGCCGGAGCCTGGACGGACACGGGCTGGCCGGCCAATCTGGAGTCGGCCATTCTGAGTGGCCAACGTTGCGCCGAAGCGATCGCTACCCGACCTTCCTAA
- a CDS encoding uracil-DNA glycosylase, translated as MSSPHIELQGLADSLHDCQRCPLAKLGRRQVVFGVGNPQASVMFVGEAPGFHEDQKGEPFVGAAGQLLNDLLQSVGLSRSDIYIANVIKCRPPNNRDPEPTEVDTCKPFLLKQIALIRPKLVCSLGNWATQTLLERKVGITRVRGQAFYLKDFVLFPLLHPAAALHQGSMLQLLREDFQKLKDFLDRHSQAAAAKEGEGSGSPRTLDIERPPSVAQQMDLFGS; from the coding sequence ATGTCTTCACCGCACATCGAACTGCAGGGGCTAGCCGATTCACTTCACGACTGCCAACGATGCCCGCTCGCCAAATTAGGCCGGCGTCAGGTGGTATTCGGCGTCGGCAATCCGCAGGCGTCCGTCATGTTTGTGGGTGAAGCACCGGGCTTTCACGAGGACCAGAAGGGGGAGCCGTTCGTCGGTGCGGCGGGGCAATTGCTCAACGACCTCTTGCAGTCGGTTGGACTGTCCCGGTCGGATATCTACATTGCCAACGTCATCAAGTGCCGTCCGCCGAATAATCGCGATCCCGAACCGACGGAAGTCGACACCTGCAAACCGTTTCTGCTGAAACAGATTGCCTTGATTCGACCGAAGCTAGTCTGCTCGCTCGGAAATTGGGCTACGCAAACGCTTTTGGAACGGAAGGTGGGCATTACGCGCGTACGCGGGCAGGCCTTTTACCTGAAGGACTTTGTGCTCTTTCCTCTGCTCCATCCCGCTGCGGCCCTGCACCAGGGCAGCATGTTGCAGCTCTTGCGGGAAGATTTTCAGAAGCTCAAGGATTTTCTGGATCGGCACAGTCAAGCGGCCGCGGCGAAGGAAGGAGAGGGTTCCGGCTCTCCACGCACGCTCGACATCGAACGTCCGCCTTCAGTCGCACAGCAAATGGATTTGTTCGGATCCTAA
- a CDS encoding YbhB/YbcL family Raf kinase inhibitor-like protein, protein MRRLMVSMLGALLTIPTVGMAAEFQVTSPTINDHGTIGNEHVFNGFGCAGRNVSPALQWAHAPKDTKSFAVTVYDPDAPTGSGWWHWLVFNIPPGTTGLPAGAGNPDSAGAPAGSIQSTTDFGQPGFGGPCPPPGDKPHRYIFTVFALKIDQLPLKKEASGAMVGYYLNQNAIEKASFTGLYGR, encoded by the coding sequence ATGCGACGATTGATGGTCTCAATGCTCGGCGCTCTACTGACGATCCCAACGGTTGGCATGGCGGCGGAGTTTCAGGTGACCAGTCCGACGATCAACGATCATGGCACGATCGGCAATGAACATGTGTTCAACGGGTTTGGCTGCGCAGGCCGCAACGTCTCGCCTGCGCTCCAATGGGCCCATGCCCCGAAGGACACGAAAAGTTTTGCCGTGACGGTCTACGATCCCGATGCTCCCACCGGGAGCGGTTGGTGGCATTGGCTCGTCTTCAATATTCCACCGGGGACCACCGGTTTACCGGCTGGCGCGGGAAACCCGGATAGCGCGGGTGCTCCGGCGGGCAGCATACAGAGCACGACCGATTTCGGACAGCCGGGTTTCGGGGGGCCATGCCCTCCGCCGGGAGATAAGCCGCATCGGTATATCTTTACCGTGTTTGCATTGAAGATAGACCAGTTGCCGCTCAAGAAGGAGGCGTCCGGAGCGATGGTCGGGTATTACCTCAATCAGAATGCCATTGAAAAAGCATCGTTCACCGGACTGTATGGGCGGTAG